The following proteins are encoded in a genomic region of Necator americanus strain Aroian chromosome II, whole genome shotgun sequence:
- a CDS encoding hypothetical protein (NECATOR_CHRII.G4518.T2), protein MTQAAPVNISAMQIVQIHHYAAQTNSSEVDKFYQDDAVWIITSSFIIFTMHSGFGLLESGSVSAKDEVNIMVKNVVDVVFGGLSYWSIGYGLSYGDYEPFRNSFIGFGRFFYDPTRDPTSVNEEGWSYAAFLFQLSLATTASTIVSGAVAERAKLKSYILLGCLVILIQVSVQK, encoded by the exons ATGACACAAGCTGCTCCAGTAAATATATCTGCTATGCAGATAGTCC aaatccaCCACTACGCGGCACAGACAAACTCATCCGAGGTGGACAAATTCTATCAGGATGATGCTGTATGGATTATCACAAGcagctttattatttttacgatGCACTCAG GTTTTGGCTTACTCGAATCAGGAAGTGTATCCGCTAAAGATGAGGTGAACATTATGGTGAAAAATGTTGTTGATGTCGTTTTTGGTGGCCTGTCTTATTGGAGCATTGGTTATGGGCTCAGCTATGGGGATTACGAACCCTTCAGAAATAGTTTCATAGGATTCGGACGATTCTTCTACGATCCGACAAG GGATCCGACTTCTGTAAATGAGGAAGGATGGTCCTAtgcagcttttctttttcagctaAGTTTAGCAACAACCGCTTCCACTATTGTATCCG GAGCAGTAGCAGAACGAGCCAAATTAAAATCGTACATTTTACTCGGATGTCTGGTGATTTTAATACAGGTTAGTGTACAAAAGTGA
- a CDS encoding hypothetical protein (NECATOR_CHRII.G4518.T1) codes for MTQAAPVNISAMQIVQIHHYAAQTNSSEVDKFYQDDAVWIITSSFIIFTMHSGFGLLESGSVSAKDEVNIMVKNVVDVVFGGLSYWSIGYGLSYGDYEPFRNSFIGFGRFFYDPTRDPTSVNEEGWSYAAFLFQLSLATTASTIVSGAVAERAKLKSYILLGCLVILIQVSV; via the exons ATGACACAAGCTGCTCCAGTAAATATATCTGCTATGCAGATAGTCC aaatccaCCACTACGCGGCACAGACAAACTCATCCGAGGTGGACAAATTCTATCAGGATGATGCTGTATGGATTATCACAAGcagctttattatttttacgatGCACTCAG GTTTTGGCTTACTCGAATCAGGAAGTGTATCCGCTAAAGATGAGGTGAACATTATGGTGAAAAATGTTGTTGATGTCGTTTTTGGTGGCCTGTCTTATTGGAGCATTGGTTATGGGCTCAGCTATGGGGATTACGAACCCTTCAGAAATAGTTTCATAGGATTCGGACGATTCTTCTACGATCCGACAAG GGATCCGACTTCTGTAAATGAGGAAGGATGGTCCTAtgcagcttttctttttcagctaAGTTTAGCAACAACCGCTTCCACTATTGTATCCG GAGCAGTAGCAGAACGAGCCAAATTAAAATCGTACATTTTACTCGGATGTCTGGTGATTTTAATACAG GTTAGTGTATAG
- a CDS encoding hypothetical protein (NECATOR_CHRII.G4519.T1), with amino-acid sequence MKIEQMMGDGHPEEYDFDVDEDRTEEEIALPVPMEADQTTLTLREILQRLIKLEEAQEMMLEILERLEEQLLRKEAKMRWFENSIKELLQRVPPENQSDLE; translated from the exons ATGAAGATCGAACAAATGATGGGAGACGGTCATCCAGAAGAATATGACTTTGATGTTGATGAAGATAGGACAGAGGAGGAAATTGCGCTTCCCGTCCCAATGGAAGCTGACCAAACAACTTTAACGCTGCGAGAAATTTTGCAACGGCTCATTAAATTGGAGGAAGCACAAGAAATGATGCTAGAAATCCTGGAACGGCTTGAGGAACAACTTTTGCGAAAGGAGGCTAAGATGAGATGGTTTGAGAATTCAATAAAAGAGTTACTTCAACGCGTTCCTCCAGAGAATCAGA gTGATTTGGAATAA
- a CDS encoding hypothetical protein (NECATOR_CHRII.G4520.T1) has protein sequence MKLLEAVHTSLQIMSPESILCKEKCERVNACEDCSQETAHYVPVFFALVFCDRRNIALTSVVLEEFRIDLVTKDREDKSYTKRRLFP, from the exons ATGAAACTGCTCGAAGCGGTTCACACTTCGTTGCAAATTATGTCACCGGAGTCAATTTTATGcaaggaaaaatgtgaaagagTGAACGCTTGTGAAGACTGCTCACAG GAAACAGCGCATTACGTTCCTGTATTCTTTGCTTTGGTTTTCTGTGATAGGAGGAACATCGCGCTCACTTCTGTTGTTCTTGAAGAGTTCCGGATAGATTTAGTGACGAAAGATCGTGAAGACAAGTCGTACACGAAGCGAAG GTTGTTTCCATAG